One genomic window of Actinoplanes lobatus includes the following:
- a CDS encoding response regulator transcription factor has product MRVLVVEDQIRLADSVARVLRREGMAVDVAYDGTVALERAAETDYDVVVLDRDLPGVHGDEVCGELMREPQRTRVLMLTAAGTLADRVLGLTMGADDYLPKPFAYAELVARIRALGRRTQPAVPPTLAHGDLTLDPARRVATRAGQRLPLNPKELAVLEYLLTSRGRVVSAEELLERVWDEAADPFTTTVKATMNRLRAKLGEPPVIETVPRAGYRI; this is encoded by the coding sequence TTGAGAGTCCTGGTGGTCGAGGATCAGATCCGCCTCGCCGACTCGGTGGCCCGGGTGCTGCGCCGTGAGGGCATGGCCGTCGACGTCGCCTACGACGGGACGGTCGCGCTGGAACGCGCCGCCGAGACCGACTACGACGTCGTCGTCCTCGACCGTGACCTGCCCGGCGTGCACGGCGACGAGGTGTGCGGGGAGCTGATGCGCGAGCCACAGCGCACCCGGGTGCTCATGCTGACGGCGGCCGGGACGCTCGCCGACCGGGTGCTCGGCCTCACCATGGGCGCCGACGACTATCTGCCCAAACCTTTCGCGTACGCCGAACTCGTCGCCCGGATCCGCGCCCTGGGCCGCCGCACCCAGCCCGCCGTGCCGCCCACGCTGGCGCACGGTGACCTGACGCTGGATCCGGCGCGGCGGGTCGCGACCCGCGCCGGGCAGCGGCTGCCGCTCAACCCGAAGGAACTGGCCGTCCTGGAGTACCTGCTCACCTCCCGGGGCCGGGTGGTGTCCGCCGAGGAGCTGCTGGAACGGGTGTGGGACGAGGCCGCCGACCCGTTCACCACGACGGTCAAGGCCACCATGAACCGGCTTCGCGCCAAACTGGGCGAGCCACCCGTCATCGAGACCGTGCCCCGCGCCGGTTACCGCATCTGA
- a CDS encoding ISAs1 family transposase, whose amino-acid sequence MASSLITALTVTTPHAIGAPALITDGEHNGLLHALAKVPDPRDPRGIRYPLAAVLAVAVCAVIAGASSFAAITDWLHDLDEHARNRLGFGNAVPASTTMWRLLIRLDPTLLAAVLAGWLHTRTDPPGPPPRRYRRVIAIDGKTLRGARLGDGRQVHLMSALDTATGIVLAQVTVDTKSNEITSFAPLLDAVETVLGTLAGVLFIADALHTQTRHADEVTIRQAHLLVQVKGNQPTLFKQLKRLPWAQIPVGDRTRDRGHGRRETRTVKAVTVATPGGITFPHAQQAVRITRTRIIAGRTSRETAYLTVSLPAGQALPRDLQTWIRRHWHIENRLHHVRDVTFREDQHQARTGTGPAVIATLRNTAIGWHRTTGATNIARATRQANRRSNDLITAVTSSYPRTQ is encoded by the coding sequence ATGGCATCATCTCTCATCACCGCACTGACCGTCACGACACCCCACGCCATCGGCGCACCCGCACTGATCACCGACGGTGAACACAACGGGTTGCTGCACGCGCTCGCAAAGGTTCCGGATCCACGTGACCCACGAGGAATCCGCTACCCGCTGGCCGCGGTACTGGCAGTCGCGGTCTGCGCGGTCATAGCCGGCGCATCATCATTCGCGGCGATCACCGACTGGCTCCATGACCTCGACGAACACGCCCGCAACCGGCTCGGCTTCGGCAATGCCGTTCCCGCTTCGACAACGATGTGGCGACTACTGATCCGTCTCGACCCGACCCTGCTTGCCGCCGTTCTCGCAGGCTGGCTGCACACCCGAACCGACCCGCCGGGCCCACCACCACGCCGGTACCGCCGGGTGATCGCGATCGACGGCAAGACCCTGCGCGGCGCCCGCCTCGGCGACGGCCGTCAGGTCCACCTGATGTCCGCCCTGGACACCGCCACCGGGATTGTGCTCGCCCAGGTCACCGTGGACACGAAAAGCAACGAGATCACGTCGTTCGCACCGCTGCTCGACGCCGTCGAAACGGTCCTCGGAACCCTCGCCGGAGTCCTGTTCATCGCCGACGCCCTGCACACCCAAACCAGGCACGCCGACGAGGTCACCATCCGCCAGGCACACCTGCTCGTCCAGGTGAAAGGTAACCAGCCGACCCTGTTCAAGCAGCTCAAACGGCTTCCCTGGGCACAGATCCCGGTCGGTGACCGGACCCGCGACCGCGGACACGGCCGCCGCGAGACCCGCACCGTCAAAGCCGTCACCGTCGCCACGCCCGGCGGCATCACCTTCCCCCACGCCCAGCAGGCCGTCCGGATCACCCGGACCCGCATCATCGCAGGCAGGACCAGCCGAGAAACCGCCTACCTGACCGTGTCCCTACCCGCAGGCCAAGCCCTGCCCCGCGACCTGCAAACCTGGATCCGCCGGCACTGGCACATCGAGAACCGCCTCCATCACGTCCGCGACGTGACGTTCCGTGAAGACCAACACCAAGCCCGGACCGGAACCGGACCCGCCGTCATCGCGACCCTACGTAACACTGCGATCGGCTGGCACCGCACCACCGGCGCCACCAACATCGCCCGCGCCACCCGTCAAGCCAACCGCCGGTCAAACGACCTGATCACCGCAGTGACCAGCAGCTATCCGAGAACGCAATGA
- a CDS encoding ABC transporter ATP-binding protein, with amino-acid sequence MTAPVVELSGVSKRYGDVIALDDADLRIDRGELLAVVGPSGSGKSTLLHIMGTLDRPTTGTLRIDGYDVGALSDRELSVLRARAIGFVFQQFHLARGVPAIDIVADGLLYTGRSRGFRRQAAERALHRVGLGHRMRHLPHQLSGGEQQRVAIARAVLGDPPLLMADEPTGALDSQSGETVMALLRDLNDAGTTIVVITHDRDIAASLPRQVRLKDGKIISGVRA; translated from the coding sequence ATGACCGCACCCGTGGTCGAGTTGTCCGGAGTCTCCAAACGGTACGGCGACGTGATCGCCCTCGACGACGCCGACCTGCGCATCGACCGTGGGGAACTGCTCGCCGTCGTCGGTCCGTCCGGCTCCGGGAAGTCGACCCTGCTGCACATCATGGGCACCCTCGACCGGCCCACCACCGGGACGCTGCGCATCGACGGGTACGACGTCGGCGCGCTCAGCGACCGGGAGCTGTCGGTGTTGCGTGCCCGTGCCATCGGCTTCGTCTTTCAGCAGTTCCACCTGGCCCGCGGGGTTCCGGCGATCGACATCGTCGCCGACGGCCTGCTCTACACCGGCAGGTCGCGCGGCTTCCGGCGGCAGGCCGCCGAGCGGGCGCTGCACCGGGTCGGCCTCGGCCACCGGATGAGGCACCTGCCGCATCAGCTGTCCGGCGGCGAACAGCAGCGGGTCGCCATCGCCCGCGCCGTCCTCGGCGATCCGCCGCTGCTCATGGCCGACGAGCCGACCGGCGCCCTCGACTCACAATCCGGAGAGACCGTGATGGCGCTGCTGCGCGACCTCAACGACGCCGGCACCACGATCGTGGTGATCACCCACGATCGCGACATCGCGGCCTCGCTGCCGCGACAGGTCCGGCTCAAAGACGGCAAGATCATTTCAGGGGTACGGGCATGA
- a CDS encoding PadR family transcriptional regulator produces the protein MAQRRKVGNLLGLHIMATLSTTPLHPYEIAAHMRTRNKDQDLKIQWGSLYTVVQNLEKHGFIEAAETVRAGRRPERTVYRLTDAGREEMKDWLRELVGHPVPEFPRLQTALSVIGVLPPDEVIELLEQRLSVLAVENDSQRSSLRGAAHEVPRVFLVESEFQLAMREAEAAWIERLLKELRDGSLGGLDLWRHYHETGETPDFTSFPEPP, from the coding sequence ATGGCGCAGCGACGGAAGGTGGGCAACCTGCTCGGGCTGCACATCATGGCCACGCTCTCGACGACGCCGCTGCATCCGTACGAGATCGCCGCCCACATGCGCACCCGCAACAAGGACCAGGACCTCAAGATCCAGTGGGGCTCGCTCTACACCGTGGTGCAGAACCTGGAAAAGCACGGCTTCATCGAGGCGGCCGAGACCGTCCGGGCCGGCCGCCGCCCGGAGCGCACCGTCTACCGGCTCACCGACGCCGGCCGCGAGGAGATGAAGGACTGGCTGCGGGAGCTGGTCGGCCACCCCGTCCCCGAGTTCCCCCGCCTCCAGACGGCGCTGTCGGTGATCGGCGTCCTGCCGCCCGACGAGGTGATCGAGCTGCTGGAGCAGCGGCTGAGCGTGCTCGCCGTGGAGAACGACTCACAGCGCTCCAGCCTGCGCGGCGCCGCCCACGAGGTGCCCCGCGTCTTCCTGGTCGAAAGCGAGTTCCAGCTGGCGATGCGGGAGGCCGAGGCGGCCTGGATCGAGCGGCTCCTCAAGGAGCTGCGTGACGGCTCGCTCGGCGGCCTCGACCTGTGGCGGCATTACCACGAGACCGGTGAGACGCCGGACTTCACGAGTTTCCCGGAGCCGCCGTAG
- a CDS encoding ABC transporter permease, giving the protein MSELASAPPLVPARMPVADVIRVGGHGLRSRPLRVFLSALGIAIGIAAMVGVMGISASSTHELDRRLSSFGTNLLTVTAGEGSHLPTTAVSMIGALPAVDTVSAVGRTGVRVYRNDHIPTERTGGIVVYAARTDLPTVAGARTVAGSWLTEAHTAYPAVVLGWTAARSLAVYETGPDQLVWLGGRWFTVVGILAPNDLLTDLDYGAFVGWPVAERELGFDGYPTTVYTRPQQSAVTAVQPLLGAAANPENPGEATVSRPSEVLKAQLETRRTLNALLLGLGAVALLVGGIGVANTMVISVLERRSEIGLRRSLGATRGQIRTQFLAEALLLSLLGGAGGVALGIGITAAFAATQGWAAVVPPWAMGGGVAATLLIGGLAGFYPAVRAARLPPTEALANP; this is encoded by the coding sequence ATGAGCGAGCTTGCGAGCGCCCCGCCGCTGGTTCCGGCCAGAATGCCGGTCGCCGACGTGATCCGGGTCGGCGGGCACGGCCTGCGCTCACGTCCGCTGCGGGTGTTCCTGTCCGCGCTCGGCATCGCGATCGGCATCGCCGCGATGGTCGGGGTCATGGGCATCTCCGCGTCCTCGACCCACGAACTGGACCGGCGGCTCAGCTCGTTCGGCACCAACCTGCTGACCGTCACAGCGGGAGAGGGGTCGCACCTGCCGACCACGGCGGTCAGCATGATCGGCGCGCTGCCGGCCGTCGACACCGTTTCGGCCGTCGGGCGCACCGGCGTACGGGTCTACCGCAACGACCACATTCCCACGGAGCGCACCGGCGGCATCGTGGTCTACGCGGCCCGGACCGACCTGCCCACGGTGGCCGGCGCCCGTACCGTCGCCGGGTCCTGGCTCACCGAGGCGCACACCGCCTACCCGGCCGTGGTGCTCGGCTGGACCGCCGCGAGATCCCTGGCCGTCTACGAGACCGGCCCGGACCAGCTGGTCTGGCTCGGCGGCCGATGGTTCACCGTGGTCGGCATCCTGGCCCCCAACGACCTGCTCACCGACCTCGACTACGGCGCCTTCGTCGGCTGGCCGGTGGCCGAACGCGAACTCGGCTTCGACGGCTACCCGACCACCGTCTACACCCGTCCACAGCAGAGCGCGGTCACGGCCGTACAGCCGCTGCTCGGCGCCGCCGCCAACCCGGAGAACCCCGGCGAGGCCACCGTCTCCCGCCCGTCCGAGGTGCTGAAAGCCCAGCTGGAGACCCGCCGTACGCTCAACGCCCTGCTGCTCGGCCTGGGCGCCGTGGCCCTGCTGGTCGGTGGCATCGGCGTGGCCAACACGATGGTCATCTCGGTCCTGGAACGCCGCTCCGAGATCGGCCTGCGCCGTTCCCTGGGCGCCACCCGGGGCCAGATCCGCACCCAGTTCCTGGCCGAGGCCCTGCTGCTGTCCCTGCTCGGTGGTGCCGGCGGCGTCGCCCTCGGCATCGGCATCACGGCCGCCTTCGCCGCCACCCAGGGCTGGGCCGCCGTGGTGCCCCCGTGGGCGATGGGCGGCGGCGTCGCCGCCACCCTGTTGATCGGCGGCCTGGCCGGCTTCTATCCGGCCGTGCGCGCCGCCCGCCTCCCACCCACCGAGGCTCTGGCCAACCCCTGA
- a CDS encoding peptidoglycan-binding protein, with translation MAPKRTLLVLPALGATVIAVAAGTGMLGGDGDTGDVALAGPPATATVEKRTLTRTEKVGGDLGFGDTTGVQAPPAGGGMVTWLPGEGDVLQRGDTVYRVDQRRVPLLYGTIPLYRTLSAGSEGADVRQLERNLHALGYTGFTVDTEYTSSTAAAVRDWQEDLGRTETGRIEPGDAVVSSGARRVAEVATQTGAAASGVLLRWTGTTRVVTVDLDTDYADLVRNGTTATVELPDGTGVTARVTDIGTPTSQEKGGATLPVELAVPDQKKLGRYQVATVQVILAAETREDVLAVPVTALVARSGGGYAVMTGGEYLPVTTGLFSGGYVEISGDGVTEGLSVGVPA, from the coding sequence ATGGCCCCGAAACGAACCCTGCTCGTGCTGCCGGCCCTGGGTGCCACCGTGATCGCGGTCGCCGCCGGCACCGGGATGCTCGGCGGCGACGGCGACACCGGTGACGTGGCGCTCGCCGGGCCACCGGCCACCGCCACCGTCGAGAAGCGCACCCTGACCCGTACCGAGAAGGTCGGCGGCGACCTCGGCTTCGGTGACACCACCGGGGTGCAGGCGCCACCGGCCGGCGGCGGCATGGTCACCTGGCTGCCCGGCGAGGGCGATGTCCTGCAGCGCGGCGACACCGTCTACCGCGTCGACCAGCGGCGGGTCCCGCTGCTCTACGGCACGATCCCGCTCTACCGCACGCTGTCCGCCGGCAGCGAGGGCGCCGACGTCCGGCAGCTGGAACGCAACCTGCATGCCCTCGGCTACACCGGATTCACGGTCGACACCGAATACACGTCGTCGACAGCGGCCGCGGTCCGCGACTGGCAGGAAGACCTGGGCCGCACCGAAACCGGCCGGATCGAACCGGGCGACGCCGTGGTGTCATCGGGGGCACGTCGCGTCGCCGAGGTCGCCACGCAGACCGGCGCCGCCGCGTCCGGCGTGCTGCTGCGCTGGACCGGCACCACCCGTGTCGTCACCGTCGACCTGGACACCGACTACGCCGACCTGGTCCGGAACGGCACCACGGCGACCGTCGAACTGCCCGACGGCACGGGCGTCACCGCGCGGGTCACCGACATCGGCACACCCACCTCGCAGGAGAAGGGCGGCGCCACCCTGCCCGTCGAACTCGCCGTACCCGATCAGAAGAAGCTGGGCCGCTACCAGGTGGCGACGGTCCAGGTGATTCTCGCCGCCGAGACCCGCGAGGACGTGCTCGCCGTACCGGTCACCGCCCTGGTCGCGCGGTCCGGTGGCGGCTATGCCGTGATGACCGGTGGCGAGTATCTGCCGGTCACGACCGGGCTGTTCTCCGGCGGCTACGTGGAGATCTCCGGCGACGGCGTCACCGAGGGACTCTCCGTGGGGGTGCCGGCATGA
- a CDS encoding ABC transporter ATP-binding protein, producing MTDAVTACDLGKSYPGGVRALDGLSLTVRAGEVFGLLGPNGAGKSTTVKILTTLARPDSGTATVAGHDVLRHPDRVRRAIGVVAQRSGLDPMASGRDNLTLQGRLFGVRGRALHTRVGELLERFDLTDAAGRAVRGWSGGMQRRLDVAMALVHRPEVLFLDEPTTGLDPEVRGAMWAEIGRLATEESMAILLTTHYLDEADRLAARLAIVDGGRIVAEGTPGELKGELRGDAVHLELEKADDEPQARQAIGTVTRLREVSFDGRLLSARADDGAAAVPAALAALESAGVGVATVTVARPSLDDVYLRHAGRRFAA from the coding sequence ATGACAGATGCCGTCACGGCATGTGATCTCGGCAAGTCCTATCCCGGCGGCGTCCGGGCCCTCGACGGGCTCTCGCTGACCGTCCGCGCCGGCGAGGTCTTCGGGCTGCTCGGCCCGAACGGCGCCGGCAAGTCCACCACCGTCAAGATCCTGACGACGCTGGCCCGTCCGGATTCCGGCACGGCCACCGTCGCCGGCCACGACGTCCTGCGCCATCCCGACCGGGTGCGGCGCGCCATCGGCGTGGTCGCGCAGCGATCGGGCCTCGACCCGATGGCTTCCGGCCGCGACAATCTCACCCTTCAAGGCAGACTTTTCGGGGTACGGGGACGCGCACTCCACACGCGCGTCGGCGAACTGCTGGAACGCTTCGACCTCACCGATGCGGCCGGACGGGCCGTGCGCGGCTGGTCGGGTGGCATGCAGCGGCGCCTCGACGTCGCGATGGCCCTGGTGCACCGGCCCGAAGTGCTGTTCCTGGACGAGCCGACGACCGGGCTCGACCCCGAGGTGCGGGGCGCGATGTGGGCGGAGATCGGCCGGCTCGCCACCGAGGAGTCGATGGCGATCCTGCTGACCACCCACTATCTGGACGAGGCCGACCGGCTGGCCGCCCGGCTCGCCATCGTCGACGGCGGCCGGATCGTGGCCGAGGGAACGCCCGGGGAGCTGAAAGGGGAATTGCGCGGGGACGCCGTACACCTGGAATTGGAGAAAGCCGACGACGAGCCGCAGGCGCGGCAGGCGATCGGGACCGTCACCCGCTTGCGGGAGGTCTCCTTCGACGGCCGGCTGTTGAGCGCGCGGGCCGACGACGGCGCGGCCGCGGTTCCGGCCGCATTGGCCGCCCTCGAATCCGCCGGAGTGGGCGTCGCGACCGTCACCGTCGCCCGGCCCTCCCTGGACGACGTGTATCTGCGTCACGCGGGAAGGCGGTTCGCGGCATGA
- a CDS encoding sensor histidine kinase, with translation MGLTVRLRLTLLYGLLFLFSGGLLLTITYALVAYNRGASSLSVERSTDGREIITAVVLGDTAPPDSELPADLRQVVAAAREQVSMEKAEVMHLLVVQGCVALGVMSVISIGLGWVVSGRLLRPLQTMTGTIQRISAHNVHERLDAPGPRDELKNLADTVDGLLGRLESALDSHRRFVANAAHELRTPLTLEHALLEEAVIDPDATADTFRERFKELMAVSEQQARLLESLLVLATSERGLDRHDSIDLAGLAGDVGRSFARRHDFTVAADLAPARITGDPVLIERLLANLVDNAISYNVPDGRVDVTTGAEDGRCFLTVTNTGPPVPPELVDRLLTPFQRLNRTADDGHHGLGLSIVAAIATAHSAELSVRARPDGGLAVTIRFPPENVPAV, from the coding sequence GTGGGCTTGACGGTCCGGTTGCGGCTCACCCTGCTGTACGGCCTGCTCTTCCTGTTCTCCGGCGGCCTGCTGCTGACCATCACCTACGCCCTGGTCGCCTACAACCGGGGCGCCTCCTCGCTGTCGGTCGAGAGATCGACGGACGGCCGCGAGATCATCACCGCCGTCGTGCTGGGCGACACCGCGCCGCCGGACTCCGAGCTGCCCGCGGATCTGCGCCAGGTGGTCGCGGCCGCCCGCGAGCAGGTCAGCATGGAGAAGGCCGAGGTCATGCACCTGCTGGTCGTCCAGGGCTGTGTGGCGCTCGGCGTCATGTCGGTCATCTCGATCGGCCTGGGCTGGGTGGTGTCCGGACGGCTGCTGCGCCCGTTGCAGACCATGACCGGCACCATCCAGCGCATCTCGGCGCACAACGTGCACGAACGCTTGGACGCTCCGGGCCCGCGTGACGAGCTGAAGAACCTCGCCGACACGGTCGACGGTCTGCTCGGGCGACTGGAATCGGCCCTCGACTCGCACCGGCGGTTCGTCGCCAACGCGGCACACGAGCTGCGTACCCCGCTGACGTTGGAACACGCCCTGCTGGAGGAGGCCGTCATCGACCCGGACGCGACGGCCGACACCTTCCGGGAGCGGTTCAAGGAGCTGATGGCGGTCAGTGAACAGCAGGCCCGCCTGCTGGAATCGCTGCTGGTGCTGGCGACCAGCGAACGTGGCCTGGACCGCCACGACAGCATCGATCTGGCCGGGCTGGCCGGCGACGTGGGACGGTCCTTCGCGCGCCGTCACGACTTCACCGTGGCGGCCGACCTGGCACCGGCCCGTATCACCGGCGATCCGGTGCTGATCGAACGGCTTCTGGCCAACCTGGTCGACAACGCGATCAGCTACAACGTCCCGGACGGGCGGGTCGACGTGACGACCGGCGCCGAGGACGGCCGCTGCTTCCTGACGGTGACCAACACCGGGCCGCCGGTCCCGCCGGAGCTGGTGGACCGGCTGCTCACCCCGTTCCAGCGGCTCAACCGGACCGCCGACGACGGCCACCACGGCCTGGGTCTGTCCATCGTGGCGGCCATCGCGACCGCCCACTCCGCCGAGCTTTCGGTGCGCGCCCGGCCCGACGGCGGGCTCGCCGTCACCATTCGTTTCCCGCCGGAGAATGTGCCCGCCGTGTGA
- a CDS encoding ABC transporter permease yields MTARSRATTGSRDHRRVFGAGRSVAHAEWTKLRTTPGLIRLLVTAAAVTAAIGVLAILNSGCPRTDCGVAMAFTGVRAGQAVVAIAGVLIIGDEYRTGMIRVTLAATPRRVHVLIGKIVVLAAAVTPAAVAGVTGALLPVHDHPGVLRAAVGAVLYLVLIALLSLGVATMLRGPAAAIGTVLGLLYVLPVVAAAMPDERWERRLQRISPDAALAVADTGDLARLAVLVWWVTAVLAVAALLLRRRDA; encoded by the coding sequence GTGACCGCCCGGAGCCGGGCCACCACCGGGAGCCGCGATCACCGCCGCGTGTTCGGCGCCGGCCGATCCGTGGCGCACGCCGAGTGGACGAAGCTGCGGACCACGCCCGGCCTCATCCGGCTGCTCGTGACCGCGGCGGCCGTGACGGCGGCCATCGGTGTTCTGGCCATCCTGAACAGCGGCTGCCCGCGCACCGACTGTGGCGTCGCGATGGCGTTCACCGGCGTCCGGGCCGGGCAGGCGGTGGTCGCGATCGCCGGTGTGCTGATCATCGGCGACGAGTACCGGACCGGCATGATCCGCGTGACGCTGGCCGCGACACCGCGCCGCGTCCACGTACTGATCGGCAAGATCGTCGTGCTGGCCGCCGCCGTCACCCCGGCCGCGGTGGCCGGGGTGACGGGCGCGCTCCTGCCGGTCCACGACCATCCCGGGGTGTTGCGGGCCGCCGTCGGCGCGGTCCTCTACCTGGTGCTCATCGCACTGCTCAGCCTGGGTGTGGCCACGATGCTGCGCGGGCCGGCCGCGGCGATCGGCACGGTGCTCGGCCTGCTGTACGTCCTGCCGGTCGTCGCGGCCGCGATGCCGGACGAGCGCTGGGAACGCCGCCTCCAGCGGATCAGCCCGGACGCGGCCCTCGCCGTGGCGGACACCGGCGATCTGGCCAGGCTGGCGGTGCTGGTGTGGTGGGTGACGGCGGTCCTGGCCGTGGCGGCGCTCCTGCTGCGCCGCCGGGACGCCTGA
- a CDS encoding ABC transporter permease, translated as MTNRRLKVLVKQPAFVLILLVQPAIWLFLFGNLFRRVVELPGFGAASYLDYLVPGVVVMTAVSSNMWAGMGMLEEIERGTMNRLLTTPVARSAIMNAAVVEQALSTSVQVVAIILLGLVAGAEYPGGVAGLTVLTVAAILLGTIFSALSNTVGMLARQRETIIGINTMLLLPLTFLSSAFMAETLMPEWMRTVAAANPVNWALDAARAAMSTDPEWETVLIRGGWLLAAAVGMLLLSTRTFRAYQKSV; from the coding sequence ATGACGAACCGGCGGCTGAAAGTGCTGGTGAAGCAGCCGGCATTCGTGCTGATCCTGCTGGTGCAGCCGGCGATCTGGCTGTTCCTGTTCGGCAATCTGTTCCGTCGGGTGGTCGAGCTCCCCGGTTTCGGGGCGGCCTCCTATCTGGATTACCTGGTCCCCGGCGTGGTGGTGATGACCGCCGTGTCGTCGAACATGTGGGCCGGCATGGGCATGCTCGAGGAGATCGAGCGCGGCACCATGAACCGGCTGCTCACCACCCCGGTGGCACGCAGCGCGATCATGAATGCGGCGGTCGTCGAGCAGGCGCTGAGCACCTCCGTCCAGGTGGTGGCGATCATTCTGCTCGGGCTTGTCGCGGGCGCCGAATATCCGGGTGGCGTGGCCGGGCTGACGGTTCTGACCGTGGCGGCGATCCTTCTCGGGACGATTTTCAGCGCTCTTTCCAACACGGTCGGCATGCTGGCCCGGCAACGGGAGACGATCATCGGGATCAACACGATGCTGCTGTTGCCGCTCACTTTCCTGTCGTCGGCGTTCATGGCCGAGACGCTGATGCCGGAATGGATGCGGACGGTGGCGGCTGCCAATCCGGTGAACTGGGCGCTCGACGCGGCGCGGGCCGCGATGAGCACCGATCCGGAATGGGAGACCGTGCTGATCCGGGGCGGATGGTTGCTGGCGGCGGCGGTCGGGATGCTGCTGCTGTCGACGCGCACGTTCCGCGCGTACCAGAAATCGGTCTGA